From the Pseudoalteromonas tunicata genome, one window contains:
- a CDS encoding START domain-containing protein, which yields MALNLIFKVPATLSMSLMCVALCAEPATWQWVSSKQEVDLYKQETESGLIRIKAHTVSTGTISAFIALLHDTEHASLWIDRAVKVEVLAQPSETEFIVYTEFSAPWPLKNRDMLTYSNYQSKTDGSFEFDITDQHILLEQYQQQLKSDNTIRIKDVRAHWQVKALTDTTIEIEYQAFADPDGAAPNWLVNKMVLKSAQNTFVNMRARLQ from the coding sequence TTGGCGTTAAATCTGATCTTTAAAGTACCAGCCACACTCAGCATGAGCTTAATGTGCGTTGCTCTTTGTGCAGAGCCTGCTACTTGGCAATGGGTGAGTAGTAAGCAGGAGGTTGATTTATATAAACAAGAAACTGAATCTGGCTTAATCCGTATTAAGGCACATACAGTATCTACAGGTACGATTTCAGCATTTATTGCTTTGCTGCACGATACCGAGCATGCGTCACTTTGGATTGATAGAGCTGTTAAAGTTGAGGTGCTTGCTCAGCCAAGTGAAACTGAATTTATTGTTTATACTGAATTTTCGGCGCCATGGCCGCTCAAAAATAGAGACATGTTGACCTATTCGAATTATCAATCTAAAACGGATGGTAGCTTTGAATTTGATATTACGGATCAACATATATTGCTTGAACAATATCAGCAACAGCTCAAATCAGATAATACGATACGTATTAAAGATGTGCGTGCTCATTGGCAGGTTAAAGCGCTTACCGACACTACTATTGAGATTGAGTATCAGGCATTTGCCGATCCTGATGGTGCAGCACCTAATTGGCTTGTTAATAAAATGGTATTAAAGAGTGCTCAAAATACCTTTGTAAATATGCGAGCTCGATTGCAATAA